CGCGCGGCCGGCGCCTGCCCTGGCGCGAGAGCCGCGACCCCTACGCCATCCTCGTCTCCGAGGTGATGCTCCAGCAGACGCGGGTGGAGACCGTCATCCCGTACTGGCGGCGCTTCCTCGCCCGCTTCCCCGACGCGGCCAGCCTCGCCCGCGCCGACCCGGCCGAACTGGAGGCGCTCTGGTCCGGCCTGGGCTACTACCGCCGCGCGCGGGCGCTCCAGGCCTGCGCGCGCGAGCTGGCCGAGCGCTACGGAGGAAGCCTGCCGGCCGACCCGGAGCTCCTCCGCCGCCTGCCCGGCGTCGGCGCCTACACGGCCGGCGCGGTGGCCAGCATCGCCTTCGGCCTGCCCGAGCCGGCCCTGGACGGCAACGCCCAGCGCCTCCTGACCCGCCTGGCCGCCCTGGAGGGCGACGCCTCGCGCCCACCCCTGCGCCGGCTCCTGGAGCGGCTGGCCCGGGGGCTGCTCGACCCGGACCGGCCCGGCGCCTGGAACCAGGCCGTCATGGACCTGGCCGCCACCCTCTGCCGGCCGCGCCGCCCGCGCTGCCCGGAGTGCCCCCTGGAGAGCTTCTGCAAGGCGCGCCGTCTCGGCCTGGAGGAGGCGCTGCCGCCGCCCCGCCCGCGGGCGGCGCCGCGGCCGCAGCCGGTGGCGGTCCTCGCGCTCCTGGCGCGGCCGCGGGCGGGCGGAAGCCGCCTGCTGGTGGTCCGCCGCCCCCCGCGCGGCCTCCTGGCCGGCCTGCCGGCGCTCCCGGTGGAGGAGTCGCCCTGGGAGGCCCTGGACTTGGAGGCCTGGCTGGCCCGCCTTCTGCCGGGGCTCGCGGCAGGGGCCCGGAGGCGGCTCGCCGCCTCCGGAGGCGAGCCGCTGACCCGCTACGCCCACGCCTTCAGCCACCGCCTCTGGCAGGCGGAGGTGCGCGCGCTGCGCCTGGAGGAGGCGCCGGCGCCGGCGGCGGAGGGCCGCTGGGTCGCCTGCGGCGAGCTGGACGCCCTCCCCTTCCCGGCCGCCTTCCGGCCGGCGCTGGCCGCCCTGCGCGGGGCCGCCGCCGCTCAGGGCTCCTCCTCCGCGGAGCCGGGGTAGAAGACGGTGGCGGGGAAGGGGTCGGGCTCCTGCCCGGCCGCGGCCCGGCCGACCGCGCGGGCGCCCAGGAGCACCGCCCCCCGCTCCACCGCCGCGTGCTGGGTCGCCCGCAGGGCGGGCAGCCCGGTGGCGCGGGCCAGCGCCTGCAGGCGGAGGTCGCTCAGCGCGGCCAGGCCGCCCACGTGCAGGTGGTGCGGCGCCGCGCCCTCCCCGGCGCGGTGGCGCCAGGCCTCCAGCGCCGCCGCCGCCCGCGTCGCCGGCGCCTCCACCACCAGCCGGGCCAGGACGGCGGCGCCGCTCCCCTCGTCCAGCCCGCGCAGCTCCCAGCGGCCGTCCGGCCCCGTCTCCAGCCGGGCCGGGCCGTCCGGGGCGGCCGCCCGGGCGAGGCGCTCCGTCTCGGCCCAGCCCGAGGAGAGTCCCAGCCCCTCCTCGAGCCAGCGGTCGAGCCGGCCGGCCGGACCGGCCCGCGCCTCCAGCAGCGAGTAGAGGCGCATGCCCTCCTGGAAGGCGACGCGGGGGGGCGACTCCTCGGCGAGAGGGCCCGGCTGCGGGCGGCCGGGATCCGCCTCCCCCTCCAGCGCCTCCGGGGGGAGGCCGCTTACCACGCGCAGCGTCGCCTCCTCCTCCAGGAGGAGGAGCGCCTCGGCCGGCTCCGGCCACCCCCCGCCGCTCCAGCAGGCCCCGGCATGGCCCGCCACCTCGGCCACGCGCCGGTCCAGGAGCGCCACCACCGGCAGCGGGAAGTCGAGGACGCGCGGGGCCGTCCGGCCCAGCTCGCCCAGGCTGGGGCGGAGCGGCGGGAGAAGCTCCGCCAGCTCCGCCCCCGCCGCCCCCAGGCGGGCGGGAGGCAGCCAGCCCCGCGCCCGGCGATCCAGAAGGCCGAGCCGGTCGGCGCCGGCCGCCTCCGCGACGCCTTCCCCGCCGCAGAGGGCGGCCACCAGCCAGGCGCCCAGCGGTCCGAAGCGGAGCGCCCCCCCGGCGGGAGGAAGCCCGGCGGGCAGGCTGCGGCGAAGCTCCTCCAGCGCCGCCGCGGCCGCCTCGGCGCCCGCGCCGGCCAGCGGGAGCGGTCCGGCCAGCGGCAGGCCGTCGGCCCGCCAAAGCATGGCCTGGTCCGCCTCGGCCACCAGGACCACGCCGGCCACCTCCTGCGGCAGGAGCCCCGAGCGGCGCACCAGGTCGCGCAGCGTCGTCACCAGCGTCCGCTCCAGCTGCCGGGGCTGCCCGGCCGGCCAGGAGCCGGTCAGGAAGGCGACGCCGCGCCCGCCCGCGTCGGCCAGCGCGGCGCGCAGCACGCCCCGGCGCCCGTCCACGTCGACCACGAGCAGGATGGACTCCATGGACCGCCCCCGCCCCCGCCGCGCGCGGCCGGGCCAGCCGTGGCCGGACCGGCCGCCTGGCGCCGTCTGGCGCTTCCTTTTCGAACCGGAGCGGGGGCCTTCCTGCGCAAAGCGTCCAAAACGACAGAAAGTACCGGCCAGACGACACCGGGGCCCCGCAGGGCCCCGGTGTCCGCCCGGAAGAAAGCGGCGCCTGCGCGGCCTCTACTTCACCGCCGCCTGCAGCGCCTGGAGCTTCTGCTCGTCCAGCCGGACCACCTGGTCGGGGAGCGGGCCGTAGTAGAGGTCCTTGGCGTAGGACTGGCCGTCGCGGATCATCCAGGCCACCAGGTCCAGGAGCGGCTTGGTGACGCGGTTCTTGTCCAGCAGCAGCCAGCTGAAGCCGGCGATGGGATAGGTGGTCGGACCCGGCGCGTTGACGAACATCGCGCGGAGGTCGGAGGGCATGTTGGCGGCCGCCTGTTCGGCACCCACCGAGGCGCCGTCCACGCTGGGCGCCACCCACTGGCCGTCCCTGTTCCGGATGGTGGCCACGGGGATCCCGTTCTGCATGGCGTAGGCCATCTCGAAGTAACCGATCCCGCCCGGAACCTGCTTCACCTGGGCGGAGACGCCGTCGGAACCCTTGCCGCCCACGCCGGCGGGCCAGCTGACCGAGGTCCCGCTGCCCACCTTCGAGCTCCACTCCGGGCTGACCGCGGAGAGGTAGCTGGTGAAGATGAAGGTGGTGCCGCTCCCGTCCGAGCGGTGGACGACCGCGATGGGAAGATCCGGAAGCTTCCGGTTCGGGTTGAGGCTCTGGATCGCGGGATCGTTCCACTTCTGGATCTGGCCGAGGTAGATCTTGGCCAGCACGTCGCCGGTCAGGCGGAGGCCCGAGCCGACCCCGGGCAGGTTGTAGCCCACGGCTACGGCGCCCAGCGTGATGGGGATGTGGACGATGGACGGATGCTCCTGGAGCTGCTGGTCGTTGAGCGGCGCGTCCGAGGCGCCGAAGTCGACGGTGCCCGCGAAGAGCTGCTGCTGGCCGGCCCCGCTGCCGATGGACTGGTAGTTGATCTGGACGCCGGGGTGGAGCTTCTGGTACTCGGCGAACATCTTGCTGAAGAGCGGGTAGTCGAAGGTGGAACCCGCCCCCGTCAGCGCCGCCTGCCCGGAGCCGCCGGAGGGCGTCGCCCCGGCGTTCGGGCCCGTCCCTCCAGGGGGCGGCGTCGCGGCGCCGCCCCCGCAGGCGCCCAGCGCCAGCGCAAGGGCCAGGGCGAGCACGGGAACGGCGAGCATCCGGGCGCGACCCGGCGCGGGCCGCATTCCGCTCATGGACTCCATCGACCTCCTCGGAGGAGTCTTCCCACAGGGGAAGGCTAACCTGTCCGGAGAAACGACGGGTTGCGGAAGCGTTAAGCCGGGCGGCGGCGGCACGTGGCGCCCTGCCGGAAGGAAGGCGGCGGCGGCCTGCCCGACCTTCCGACCACTGCCTCTCTCCCTCTCCGGCCCCCGTCCTGGCCGCCCGCCTAGGCGCCGGCGGCCTCCGCCTCCCCGGCCGCCTCCTTCCAGCGCCGCAGCAGCGCGATCTCCGGGCCGTACTCGCGCTCCTCGTCGACGGGCGTCTCCAGGCAGAGCGGGATCTCGCGAAAGGCGGGCAGGGTGGCGGCGCGGCGCAGGCCCTCCTCGCC
This DNA window, taken from Bacillota bacterium, encodes the following:
- a CDS encoding A/G-specific adenine glycosylase; amino-acid sequence: MELRRSLLEWYRARGRRLPWRESRDPYAILVSEVMLQQTRVETVIPYWRRFLARFPDAASLARADPAELEALWSGLGYYRRARALQACARELAERYGGSLPADPELLRRLPGVGAYTAGAVASIAFGLPEPALDGNAQRLLTRLAALEGDASRPPLRRLLERLARGLLDPDRPGAWNQAVMDLAATLCRPRRPRCPECPLESFCKARRLGLEEALPPPRPRAAPRPQPVAVLALLARPRAGGSRLLVVRRPPRGLLAGLPALPVEESPWEALDLEAWLARLLPGLAAGARRRLAASGGEPLTRYAHAFSHRLWQAEVRALRLEEAPAPAAEGRWVACGELDALPFPAAFRPALAALRGAAAAQGSSSAEPG
- the pstS gene encoding phosphate ABC transporter substrate-binding protein PstS, whose amino-acid sequence is MRPAPGRARMLAVPVLALALALALGACGGGAATPPPGGTGPNAGATPSGGSGQAALTGAGSTFDYPLFSKMFAEYQKLHPGVQINYQSIGSGAGQQQLFAGTVDFGASDAPLNDQQLQEHPSIVHIPITLGAVAVGYNLPGVGSGLRLTGDVLAKIYLGQIQKWNDPAIQSLNPNRKLPDLPIAVVHRSDGSGTTFIFTSYLSAVSPEWSSKVGSGTSVSWPAGVGGKGSDGVSAQVKQVPGGIGYFEMAYAMQNGIPVATIRNRDGQWVAPSVDGASVGAEQAAANMPSDLRAMFVNAPGPTTYPIAGFSWLLLDKNRVTKPLLDLVAWMIRDGQSYAKDLYYGPLPDQVVRLDEQKLQALQAAVK